The Chryseolinea soli genome contains a region encoding:
- a CDS encoding DEAD/DEAH box helicase, translated as MSAIPTFEGFNLNKQLLNAVADLGFSTPTEIQQKCIPLVLGGQEVIGIAQTGTGKTAAYLLPVLMKVKYAQGDEPRAVILAPTKELTIQIAEHTKALAKYTDLRILPIYGGIGPKTQIEEIRQGIDIIISTPGRFLELYLKGELPTKQIKFLVLDEADRMMDMGFMHQLRKILEVVPRKRQNLLFSATFSERVEKLSAEFLEFPIKIEVTPQATTAKQVEQELYHVPNMRTKINFLERLLQDKEAFNRVMIFTRTKEVADSVFNFVERKGLGPVKVIHSNKGQNSRINAVNEFKEGLLRVLVSTDVTARGIDVVKVSHVINFDVPPLHEDYVHRIGRTGRAFQEGKAITFVTKSELYHIEKIEALIREKIPVKQIPEEVEITKTPYEEAQAMALDIDWQKRKENPDFKGAFHEKKRTPEPKKKAAPRDKKKTTPPDKKKTTTPGKKKENSFELSKVTFKKKKKGVAFDKKKKKPE; from the coding sequence GTGTCAGCAATCCCAACTTTTGAAGGTTTTAATCTCAACAAACAGCTGCTCAACGCGGTGGCTGACCTGGGATTCTCAACACCCACAGAGATCCAACAGAAATGCATCCCGCTGGTCCTGGGCGGCCAGGAAGTGATTGGCATCGCGCAAACCGGCACCGGCAAAACGGCAGCCTACCTGTTGCCCGTCCTCATGAAAGTGAAGTATGCCCAAGGCGACGAACCCCGCGCCGTGATCCTCGCGCCCACCAAGGAGTTGACCATCCAGATCGCCGAGCACACCAAGGCGTTGGCAAAATATACCGACCTGCGCATTCTCCCGATCTATGGAGGCATCGGTCCCAAAACACAGATCGAAGAGATCCGCCAGGGCATCGACATCATCATCTCCACACCCGGTCGTTTTCTGGAGCTCTATCTCAAAGGCGAGCTGCCCACCAAGCAAATCAAATTCCTGGTCTTGGATGAAGCCGATCGCATGATGGATATGGGTTTTATGCACCAGCTGCGCAAGATCCTGGAGGTGGTGCCGCGCAAGCGACAAAACCTGTTGTTCTCCGCCACGTTTTCCGAGCGCGTGGAAAAATTGTCAGCTGAATTTTTAGAGTTCCCCATAAAGATCGAAGTCACCCCGCAAGCCACCACGGCAAAGCAGGTAGAGCAGGAGTTGTATCACGTCCCCAACATGCGCACGAAGATCAACTTCCTGGAGCGCTTGCTTCAGGATAAAGAAGCGTTCAACCGCGTCATGATCTTTACGCGCACCAAGGAAGTGGCCGATAGTGTTTTCAATTTCGTGGAAAGAAAGGGACTGGGTCCGGTGAAAGTGATCCACTCCAACAAAGGACAGAACAGCCGCATCAATGCGGTGAATGAATTTAAAGAAGGGTTATTGCGGGTATTGGTGTCGACCGATGTGACGGCGCGTGGGATCGATGTGGTGAAAGTGTCGCACGTGATCAACTTCGATGTGCCTCCTTTGCATGAAGATTACGTGCATCGCATCGGGCGAACGGGTCGCGCATTTCAGGAAGGCAAGGCCATCACGTTTGTGACCAAGTCGGAGTTGTATCACATCGAAAAGATAGAAGCCCTCATCCGTGAAAAAATTCCCGTCAAACAAATCCCGGAAGAAGTAGAGATCACGAAGACGCCCTACGAAGAGGCACAGGCCATGGCGTTGGATATCGACTGGCAAAAACGAAAAGAGAATCCTGATTTTAAAGGGGCGTTTCATGAGAAGAAGCGAACTCCTGAGCCGAAAAAGAAAGCAGCGCCCCGCGATAAAAAGAAGACGACACCGCCTGATAAAAAGAAGACGACAACGCCCGGTAAAAAGAAGGAAAATTCCTTCGAACTGTCGAAGGTGACATTTAAGAAAAAGAAGAAAGGAGTCGCTTTCGATAAGAAGAAAAAGAAGCCCGAGTAA
- a CDS encoding sensor histidine kinase, with amino-acid sequence MNKHRVYWSMQIGGWLLYALVQIVGSYLASGGISAKRLVFLLAEALLCLGVTHGFRVLLNRWRWLYLPMHKLLPSVSVALFIMGLLVYFLRIPVNLMLGRLFNPMDALDIQQILGQSVFYIFVFFLWTVFYFTYHYFERYNKSLKYEASMIEIELNNLKSQLNPHFIFNALNSIRALVDENPSKSKQAINQLSNILRNSLASDKKGLTNFDDELKMVKDYLGLESIRFEERLKTEFDIDPDSTKFRVPPLMIQTLVENGIKHGISKLTPGGIIQLKTFVADDRLNIHIRNSGHLINGIKRSKSGLGLKNTVQRLKLIYGDEASFRIVNENDNFVLTEIIIPQINSHESINRR; translated from the coding sequence GTGAACAAGCACAGAGTATATTGGTCGATGCAGATTGGCGGGTGGCTGTTGTACGCCTTGGTCCAAATCGTGGGCAGCTACCTGGCATCGGGTGGAATTTCGGCTAAACGTCTGGTCTTCCTCCTGGCCGAGGCGCTGTTGTGCCTGGGGGTCACCCACGGGTTCAGGGTGCTGCTGAATCGCTGGCGGTGGCTGTATTTGCCCATGCATAAATTGCTGCCCAGTGTGTCGGTGGCCCTGTTCATTATGGGTCTGCTGGTGTATTTTCTGCGCATTCCGGTGAACCTCATGCTGGGCCGCCTGTTTAACCCCATGGATGCCCTCGATATTCAACAGATCCTGGGACAATCTGTGTTTTATATCTTCGTTTTCTTTCTGTGGACGGTGTTCTATTTCACCTACCACTATTTTGAACGCTATAACAAGTCGCTGAAGTACGAGGCTTCCATGATCGAGATCGAACTGAACAACCTGAAGTCGCAGCTCAACCCCCATTTTATCTTCAATGCCTTGAACAGCATCCGGGCGTTGGTGGACGAAAATCCATCCAAGTCCAAGCAGGCCATCAACCAGCTCTCCAACATCCTGCGCAATTCGTTGGCGTCGGACAAGAAGGGGCTTACCAATTTTGACGACGAGTTGAAGATGGTGAAGGACTACCTGGGCCTGGAGAGTATCCGGTTTGAAGAACGCCTGAAAACAGAGTTCGACATCGACCCGGACTCGACGAAGTTTCGCGTGCCGCCACTGATGATCCAGACCTTGGTGGAGAACGGCATCAAACACGGCATCTCTAAACTGACACCGGGAGGTATCATCCAGCTAAAGACCTTTGTTGCAGACGACCGCTTGAATATCCATATCCGCAACAGCGGCCACCTCATCAATGGGATCAAACGCAGCAAGTCGGGCCTGGGCTTGAAGAACACCGTGCAGCGTTTAAAACTTATTTATGGAGACGAAGCCTCCTTCCGTATTGTAAATGAAAACGATAATTTTGTACTTACTGAAATAATCATTCCTCAAATCAATAGCCATGAGAGCATTAATCGTAGATGA
- a CDS encoding dihydroorotase: MKTKLITNANIVNEGKVFEGDVLIKGQYIEAVGKDLSSRSADVIIDAAGKYLLPGVIDDQVHFREPGLTHKGNIHSESRAAVAGGVTSFMEMPNTNPPTFTQALLEQKYVIASQNALANYSFFIGASNDNLEEVMKTDITRVCGLKIFMGSSTGNLLVDDPKVLEHFFSRFPSLIAAHCEDEGTIRRNTALYKEKYGEDVPIACHPLIRSEEACYLSSSFAVKLAKKHGTRFHILHISTAKETSLFDNSIPLEQKKITAEACVHHLWFNDADYARLGTRIKWNPAVKTAHDQQAILNAVLDDRIDVIATDHAPHTWDEKSNTYFKAPSGGPLVQHSLVAMLELYHQGKIKLEKVVQKMSHHPAILFQIEKRGFIREGYFADLVLVDLDAPWKVGRENIVAHCGWSPLEGVTFRSTVERTFVSGHLAYSLGAFDESKMGERLRFDRK, from the coding sequence ATGAAGACAAAACTGATCACCAACGCAAATATAGTCAATGAAGGCAAGGTCTTTGAAGGCGACGTGCTGATAAAGGGACAATACATTGAAGCCGTGGGCAAAGACCTGTCCTCGCGGTCGGCAGACGTGATCATCGACGCTGCCGGAAAATACCTGTTGCCGGGCGTAATCGACGACCAGGTGCACTTCCGCGAACCCGGACTGACCCACAAAGGCAACATTCACTCCGAATCCAGGGCGGCCGTGGCCGGCGGGGTGACCAGTTTTATGGAGATGCCCAACACCAATCCGCCAACGTTCACCCAAGCCCTGCTGGAACAGAAATACGTCATCGCCTCCCAAAACGCCCTGGCCAACTATTCCTTCTTCATCGGCGCCTCCAACGACAACCTGGAGGAAGTGATGAAGACCGACATCACGCGGGTGTGCGGACTCAAGATCTTCATGGGATCGTCGACAGGAAATTTATTGGTGGACGATCCGAAAGTTTTAGAACACTTCTTCTCGCGCTTCCCCTCGCTCATTGCCGCGCATTGTGAAGACGAGGGCACGATCAGAAGAAACACGGCCCTCTATAAAGAAAAGTATGGCGAAGATGTGCCCATCGCCTGCCACCCGCTCATTCGCAGCGAAGAGGCGTGCTATCTCTCTTCGTCGTTTGCCGTGAAGCTGGCCAAAAAGCATGGCACGCGTTTTCACATTCTGCACATCTCCACGGCGAAGGAAACTTCGTTGTTCGACAATAGCATTCCACTCGAACAGAAGAAAATCACCGCCGAGGCCTGCGTGCATCATCTCTGGTTCAACGATGCCGACTATGCGCGGCTGGGTACGCGCATCAAATGGAACCCGGCCGTGAAAACCGCCCACGACCAGCAGGCGATCCTCAACGCCGTGCTCGACGACCGCATCGACGTGATCGCCACGGACCACGCACCCCATACGTGGGACGAAAAGAGCAACACCTATTTCAAAGCGCCTTCGGGTGGGCCACTCGTGCAGCACAGTCTGGTGGCGATGCTGGAGCTGTATCACCAGGGGAAAATAAAACTGGAAAAGGTCGTTCAGAAAATGAGTCACCACCCGGCCATACTATTCCAGATCGAAAAGCGCGGTTTTATCCGCGAGGGCTACTTTGCCGACCTGGTGCTGGTAGATTTGGACGCTCCCTGGAAAGTAGGGCGCGAGAACATCGTGGCCCACTGCGGCTGGTCGCCCCTGGAAGGCGTGACGTTCCGTTCCACGGTGGAGCGCACCTTTGTGTCGGGGCATCTGGCCTATAGCCTGGGTGCATTCGACGAGAGCAAAATGGGCGAGCGGTTGCGATTTGACCGGAAATGA
- a CDS encoding DUF4844 domain-containing protein: MAIEKGVLEKLMTLREKRKFTSADWERRGLNPSDPEVIEEMTRLTNMCLDELLADAQSDASEKQMKRILIKGLKRFDTTCYDTEEKEFIGDEFYKIGQLIGINIGDNLNDWLYGKFLGTMIRLTKKKEVIIETRSSPCTACNTPLNLDITSKQDGVPNCWIICQCNLCEEYNLLSSGEDAVGLRFGNFKSVETLDGNEHSEEDAVTRLNQIKYFRGKK; the protein is encoded by the coding sequence ATGGCAATAGAAAAAGGAGTCTTGGAGAAACTGATGACGTTGCGGGAAAAAAGGAAATTCACGAGCGCCGATTGGGAGCGCCGCGGACTTAATCCATCCGATCCGGAAGTCATTGAAGAAATGACGCGGTTAACCAATATGTGTCTTGACGAACTATTGGCCGATGCCCAGTCCGATGCGTCTGAAAAACAAATGAAGCGAATCTTGATAAAAGGACTAAAGCGATTCGACACAACGTGCTACGACACCGAGGAGAAAGAATTTATAGGGGATGAGTTTTATAAAATTGGTCAGTTGATCGGGATCAATATAGGGGACAACCTAAACGATTGGCTGTACGGTAAGTTTTTGGGAACGATGATTCGTCTTACGAAAAAGAAAGAAGTCATTATTGAAACCAGATCTTCTCCATGCACGGCGTGTAACACTCCGTTGAATCTGGACATCACCTCGAAGCAGGATGGAGTTCCGAACTGCTGGATAATTTGCCAATGCAACTTGTGTGAGGAGTATAACTTACTTTCAAGCGGCGAGGACGCAGTTGGTCTAAGGTTTGGCAATTTCAAGTCCGTTGAAACTCTGGATGGCAATGAGCATTCCGAGGAAGATGCCGTCACCCGGCTCAATCAAATCAAATACTTTCGGGGCAAAAAATAG
- a CDS encoding LytR/AlgR family response regulator transcription factor produces MRALIVDDERLARKELMKLLEDHPMIEVVGEAMNAEEATQLVNDLNPDLLFLDIQMPGKTGFQLLEELDSVPLVVFTTAYDEFALKAFEVNALDYLLKPIQPERLAEAVAKLADKERAKNAAIRGPEKKLGLNDQVFVKDGDRCWFVSLSNVRLFESDGNYIKVYFDSNRPMIHKSLNALDEKLDERAFFRASRKHIVNLSWVEGIEPWFNGGLMVKLRGGDKVEVSRRQAAKFKDMMSL; encoded by the coding sequence ATGAGAGCATTAATCGTAGATGACGAACGTTTGGCCCGCAAAGAACTGATGAAGTTGCTGGAAGACCATCCCATGATTGAAGTGGTAGGCGAAGCCATGAACGCCGAAGAGGCCACCCAATTGGTAAACGACCTCAATCCCGACCTTCTTTTCCTCGACATCCAGATGCCGGGAAAAACGGGCTTTCAATTACTGGAGGAGCTCGACTCCGTTCCCCTGGTGGTGTTCACCACGGCCTACGATGAGTTTGCTTTGAAAGCTTTCGAAGTGAATGCACTCGACTATCTGTTAAAGCCCATTCAACCGGAGCGTCTTGCCGAAGCAGTAGCCAAGCTGGCCGATAAAGAGCGCGCCAAGAACGCCGCCATCCGTGGCCCCGAAAAGAAGCTGGGGCTCAACGACCAGGTGTTTGTGAAAGACGGCGACCGCTGTTGGTTTGTGAGCCTTTCGAATGTGCGCCTGTTTGAATCCGATGGCAACTATATCAAAGTATATTTTGACAGCAACCGCCCGATGATCCACAAGTCGCTCAATGCGTTGGATGAAAAATTGGACGAGCGCGCTTTCTTCCGGGCCAGCCGGAAACATATTGTCAACCTCAGTTGGGTGGAAGGCATCGAGCCTTGGTTCAACGGTGGACTGATGGTGAAGCTTCGCGGAGGCGATAAAGTGGAAGTGAGCAGACGGCAGGCGGCGAAGTTTAAGGATATGATGAGTTTGTAA
- a CDS encoding MauE/DoxX family redox-associated membrane protein, with amino-acid sequence MKNFERQPTDLFTRVVAFSFLLGIGLSFKLWVSDRQFPLVPAHSIFLSVLQPIDGFLLIVLIGSLVALLFTKKQWIVALMLASLLLLVAEDQMRLQPWVYLYFLIFLPFAFPQQPGDATFVSRYLQWIFVACYFWSGLHKINPNFIDKTFQDVLRHLFSMSLPERYRIFGYVIPSVEIGIAFLLVFVKTRRAGVVVALGTHLFILWYLSPLGIDQNYVVYPWNVAMMAGVVLLFWRNEETLFAFPKGKVWRAFQLSSLVLLFVLPLLNLAGRWDHYLSFSLYAGKTHHLFIAIEETEAKKLNGRYDNYVVALPGVAGGRIIGADAWSMNELHVPVYPETRIFNSIARQFCRHEIPEGKMVFMECQLPLSQNALQTFGCDLIRHPNYTNP; translated from the coding sequence GTGAAAAATTTCGAAAGGCAACCGACCGATCTTTTCACGCGTGTCGTTGCGTTTTCATTTTTGTTGGGCATCGGGTTGAGTTTTAAACTTTGGGTTTCCGATCGCCAGTTTCCACTCGTGCCGGCACATTCCATTTTTCTTAGCGTGTTGCAGCCCATCGATGGCTTCTTGTTGATCGTGTTGATCGGTTCTTTGGTTGCCTTACTGTTCACAAAAAAACAATGGATCGTCGCGCTCATGTTGGCATCGCTCCTGCTGCTGGTGGCCGAAGACCAGATGCGGCTTCAGCCGTGGGTATATTTATATTTTCTCATCTTCCTTCCTTTTGCATTCCCACAACAACCCGGAGATGCAACCTTCGTCTCGCGTTATCTTCAATGGATCTTTGTGGCTTGCTATTTCTGGAGCGGCCTGCATAAGATCAATCCGAATTTTATCGATAAAACATTTCAGGATGTGCTCCGTCATTTGTTTAGCATGTCCCTTCCCGAACGGTATAGGATTTTTGGTTACGTCATCCCTTCTGTGGAGATCGGCATTGCCTTTCTCCTAGTCTTTGTTAAAACCCGGCGGGCCGGTGTGGTTGTCGCACTGGGCACCCATCTTTTTATCCTGTGGTATTTAAGTCCACTGGGCATCGACCAGAACTATGTGGTGTATCCCTGGAATGTCGCGATGATGGCTGGCGTTGTTTTACTTTTCTGGAGAAATGAGGAAACACTTTTCGCATTTCCAAAAGGGAAGGTGTGGCGCGCATTTCAGTTGAGCTCGCTTGTACTTTTATTTGTCCTGCCGTTGTTGAATCTGGCCGGCCGTTGGGATCATTATTTATCGTTCTCGCTGTATGCCGGCAAGACCCATCACCTCTTTATCGCCATCGAAGAAACGGAAGCAAAAAAATTGAACGGCCGCTACGACAACTATGTGGTGGCGTTACCCGGTGTGGCCGGCGGTCGCATCATTGGTGCCGATGCATGGTCGATGAACGAACTTCACGTGCCGGTCTATCCCGAGACGAGGATCTTCAACAGCATTGCGCGACAATTTTGCAGACACGAGATCCCGGAAGGAAAAATGGTGTTTATGGAATGCCAGTTGCCCCTTTCACAGAACGCACTCCAGACGTTTGGATGCGACCTTATTCGTCACCCTAATTACACCAACCCCTGA
- the uvrA gene encoding excinuclease ABC subunit UvrA — MAKSAAKKKFDSTGHDVIEIVGAREHNLKNISVSFPRNKLVVITGISGSGKSSLAFDTIYAEGQRRYMESFSAYARSFMGNLERPDVDKINGLSPVISIEQKTTSRNPRSTVGTVTEIYDFMRLLFARAGEAFSYLNGEKMVRQSEDQILDSLLTHFKNKKLVLLAPIVKGRKGHYRELFQQIRKSGYTKVRVDGDVQEITAKMQVDRYKIHDIEIVVDRIVGDDKDRARIGQSINKSLKEGKGIMMVMEENGKVHHFSKFLMDPKTGLAYDEPAPNTFSFNSPYGACPTCNGLGQIEEITEASVIPDKSLSISRGGILPLGEYRDIWIFKKIESILKRYKATLSTPIKDIPKDVIQIMLYGDDVPVAVSSVKYPGTEWNTKFEGIISFLEKQRDEGSEAIKKWVEDFTIVKTCPDCHGMRLKKESLHFKIDDKNIAELAMLDITALQKWFEGLEKRLNEKQRVIATEVLKEIRKRIGFLLDVGLDYLNLNRPIRTLSGGESQRIRLATQIGTQLVGVLYILDEPSIGLHARDNVKLIKALKDLRDLGNSVVVVEHDKDMMLESDYILDIGPGAGRHGGHVVAEGVPEEFLKGNSSTSKYLNGKLKIQILHERRKGTGQKIKLTQASGNNLKNVDLTIPLGTLTCITGVSGSGKSTLIHETLFPLLNQYFYNSRTEPLAHKKIEGLELVDKVIEVDQSPIGRTPRSNPATYTGVFSDIRDLFSQLPEAKIRGYKTGRFSFNVKGGRCETCEGAGLRLIEMEFLPDVYVPCETCKGKRYNRETLEVRFRGKSISDVLDMTVEEAVTFFENQPKILRKIQTLSEVGLGYISLGQHATTLSGGEAQRVKLATELSKRDTGKTFYILDEPTTGLHFQDIAHLLDVLQKLVDKGNTVLVIEHNMDVIKSADYIVDMGPEGGEKGGRVIALGTPEEVSKNPASYTGKFLKLELKA; from the coding sequence ATGGCCAAATCAGCAGCGAAAAAGAAATTTGACTCTACGGGCCACGATGTCATCGAGATTGTCGGTGCCCGTGAACACAACCTGAAAAACATTTCCGTCAGCTTTCCGCGCAACAAGCTTGTGGTGATCACCGGCATCAGCGGAAGCGGCAAATCGTCGCTGGCCTTCGACACGATCTATGCCGAAGGGCAACGCCGCTACATGGAAAGCTTCTCGGCCTATGCGCGCAGCTTCATGGGCAACCTGGAGCGCCCCGACGTGGACAAGATCAACGGTCTGAGCCCCGTCATTTCCATCGAACAAAAAACTACTTCCCGCAACCCGCGCTCCACGGTAGGTACCGTCACGGAGATCTATGACTTTATGCGCCTGCTGTTTGCCCGCGCCGGCGAAGCGTTTTCGTATCTCAACGGCGAGAAGATGGTGCGCCAGTCGGAAGACCAGATCCTGGATTCGTTGCTGACGCATTTCAAAAACAAAAAGCTCGTGTTGCTGGCGCCGATCGTTAAAGGACGCAAGGGGCACTACCGCGAATTGTTTCAACAGATCCGTAAGTCGGGCTATACCAAAGTGCGCGTCGATGGCGATGTGCAGGAGATTACCGCCAAGATGCAAGTGGATCGTTATAAAATTCACGACATCGAAATCGTGGTCGATCGCATTGTGGGCGACGACAAAGACCGTGCGCGCATCGGGCAATCCATCAACAAGTCACTCAAAGAAGGCAAAGGCATCATGATGGTGATGGAAGAAAATGGAAAGGTGCATCACTTCTCCAAATTTCTCATGGACCCGAAAACCGGCCTGGCCTATGACGAGCCCGCACCTAATACGTTTTCATTCAACTCGCCTTATGGCGCTTGTCCCACGTGCAACGGTCTGGGTCAGATCGAAGAGATCACCGAAGCTTCGGTCATTCCCGACAAATCGCTCAGCATTAGCCGGGGTGGCATTTTGCCGTTGGGGGAGTATCGCGACATCTGGATCTTTAAAAAAATAGAATCCATTTTGAAGCGGTACAAGGCCACGTTGAGCACGCCCATCAAAGACATTCCCAAGGATGTTATTCAAATCATGCTCTATGGCGACGACGTGCCGGTGGCGGTGTCGTCGGTAAAATATCCGGGTACGGAGTGGAACACAAAGTTCGAAGGCATCATCAGCTTCCTTGAAAAGCAGCGCGATGAAGGATCGGAGGCCATCAAGAAATGGGTGGAGGATTTTACGATCGTGAAGACCTGTCCGGATTGCCACGGCATGCGTCTGAAAAAAGAATCGCTTCATTTCAAGATCGACGACAAGAACATTGCCGAGCTCGCCATGCTGGACATCACCGCGCTGCAGAAATGGTTCGAGGGTTTGGAGAAACGTCTCAACGAAAAGCAACGCGTGATCGCCACGGAAGTGCTGAAAGAGATCCGCAAGCGCATCGGCTTCCTGCTGGATGTGGGCCTGGACTATCTCAACCTGAACCGGCCCATCCGCACGTTGAGTGGTGGTGAATCACAACGCATACGCCTCGCCACCCAAATTGGAACGCAACTGGTAGGCGTGCTTTATATTTTGGACGAACCCAGCATAGGTTTGCACGCGCGCGACAACGTGAAGCTCATCAAAGCGCTGAAAGATCTTCGCGACCTGGGCAACTCCGTGGTGGTGGTGGAGCACGACAAGGACATGATGCTGGAGTCGGACTACATCCTCGACATTGGACCCGGTGCGGGCCGGCATGGAGGCCACGTGGTGGCAGAAGGTGTGCCGGAAGAATTCTTGAAAGGCAACAGCTCCACGTCAAAGTATCTGAACGGCAAACTCAAGATCCAGATCCTTCATGAACGGCGCAAGGGCACGGGTCAAAAAATAAAGCTCACCCAAGCGAGCGGCAACAACCTGAAAAATGTGGACCTCACCATTCCGCTGGGCACGCTCACGTGCATTACCGGCGTTTCGGGAAGCGGCAAATCCACGTTGATACACGAGACATTGTTCCCGTTGCTCAATCAATATTTCTACAATTCGCGCACAGAACCGTTGGCGCATAAAAAAATAGAAGGACTGGAGTTGGTCGACAAAGTGATCGAGGTCGATCAGTCGCCCATCGGCAGAACACCGCGTTCGAATCCCGCTACCTACACCGGCGTGTTCTCCGACATCCGCGATTTGTTCTCACAATTGCCCGAGGCCAAAATCAGAGGCTATAAAACCGGTCGCTTCTCCTTCAACGTGAAGGGTGGCCGCTGCGAGACCTGCGAAGGTGCGGGCTTGCGGTTGATCGAAATGGAATTTCTTCCCGACGTCTACGTGCCCTGCGAAACCTGCAAAGGCAAACGCTACAATCGCGAGACGCTGGAGGTTCGCTTCCGCGGAAAATCCATCAGCGACGTGCTGGACATGACCGTGGAAGAGGCCGTAACGTTTTTCGAAAATCAACCGAAGATCCTCCGGAAAATTCAAACCCTCAGCGAAGTAGGTCTCGGCTATATTTCCTTGGGACAACATGCCACGACGCTCTCGGGTGGCGAAGCCCAACGCGTGAAACTGGCGACCGAACTTTCGAAGCGCGACACCGGAAAAACATTTTACATCCTCGACGAGCCCACCACCGGCCTCCACTTCCAGGACATCGCCCATTTGCTGGATGTGCTTCAGAAGCTGGTGGACAAAGGCAACACCGTGCTGGTGATCGAACACAACATGGACGTGATCAAATCGGCCGACTACATCGTGGACATGGGGCCTGAAGGCGGTGAAAAAGGCGGACGGGTTATCGCCCTGGGAACGCCGGAGGAAGTTTCGAAGAACCCGGCCAGCTACACCGGAAAGTTTTTGAAGCTTGAATTGAAGGCCTGA